The nucleotide sequence ttttatctgttactttTCAACACGGTGTCCTCATCCCACTGGGAATCTGCATTCACGAAGCAAAAATAGTGGAACAGATAAGATGAGCTCTGGGTGCCAATCACGAATGACCGCCTCAGATGGGCGTGGCTTGTGAGGGTTCTTTTGCGCATATGTAAGTATCAAATGTTGCATGACCATCTGGGCGCAAAAATATGGCCCAGGATCAAGTTGCTACCTTCATTCTCATGtctgttttccttcttatttatcGATCTGTGCTTGCAGAGAATATGCTCTGTATGTGTGTTATGAATAAAATTAGGCTAGTTAATATTGATATTACTGAAACGAGTGggttttgttgttattatattcTCGTCATTGCAGGTAGTAATATTGACggtagtagcaatagtagtagaACTGTACTACTGCTAGTGTACTAATAGTCCTGATGTCGTTATTAATATTATCACGGATAAATTCTGACAGTAACACCTCGACTTGAAGGACCTCAGCTCTGCGGACTTATGCACGCACCACCTTCCATATTCTGACTATTTTAGACGTGTTGCGTTACTCGATATATCTCTTATCCTGAACGTTAAGTGCAAATTACAGGTTAGTTTTGGTTGTGAAGATTTTAAGTGCATGTTTACaggattttaagtgtatttttagttgtttttaagtgtatttttaaaggattttaaggGTATTTCTGAGggtttttaactatttttaaaggattttaaatgCGTCTGTAaaggattttaagtgtatttttaatggattttaagtgtatttctaaagggttttaagtgtatttttaaagaatttcaagtgcatttttaaaggattttaagtgtatttctaaAGGTTTTTGAGTgtatttttaaaggatttcaagtgtatttttaaaggattttaagcGCATTTGGAAAGAATTTTAAGCGCATTTTTAATGCATGAGCGTTTTAATGTTAGGCCTAATTAGAGAGTATCAGTGACGAAAATATCATCACAATGAACAatagagatgatgatgattatgagaaGCTTTAGGCCTGAACTTATCAAACAATGTAACTCAGTACTGAAGTGAAACATTTCGATATAATGAATGGCAAATGACATATGCTCCTTctgcattaaataggaaacttTTGACAGCAGCTATGTTTGAATATGACAGGAAAATGTTTCTGTCAAATTAGAGTCATGGAATTACTGTTAGCTATAAGACAATGTAAAGTATTCAACTGCAGTCTTTAACAGCGGGTCTTTGTTAGCTCTTTGTTACCTGTCAGAAAGACCAGGCCACCAAAGTGTCTGTTGAGGTGATGCTGTAttccaggacaaaaaaaaaaaaaaaaaaaaaaacacacacacacacacacacaattaaaagCATATTTTAATATGGCGTAGCATTCATCACTAAAGCATCCATTCAGCAATAAGCTTTTTGAAAAGGTTTATTAgagcgtaaagaaaaaaaaaaaactgcgcaaAACGGACCTCACCTGTTCTAGTCTTTTATACGTAGGTGTGATGATGTAAATAGTAGGTAGGGATGGATTTTCCTCCTGTGGTTTCTGAATAGATCCATTCTTTGAACAGGATACTTCCACTTTGCAAAAGTAACAAAGAAATTAGtcgatataatataatatatatataatatatatgcttatatatatatagtatatgtatgtatgtacgtatgtctgtatgtaaCTCTTTTCCAATTTCGAAAttctttttcttgtgtatttgtattttccGTGAACGCTCCAGCATGGAAGATCAGATACTGTAGGTACAGGAAATTAGTAACGCGTTTTCTTGAAACTACTTAAGTCATAAGTGTATCAGCATTCATTAGAAATTGTCTGCGATAAAGATTATGATGAAAAAAgcgcagacacaaacacacatatatatatgtgtgtgtgtgtcttatatataaacatgtatgcgtatatgtttgtatgtatatgtatgtatatatatatatatatatatatatatatatatatatatatatatatatatatatatatatatatatatatagagagagagagagagagagagagagagagagagagagagagagagagagagaggtatggtaTACGACTACATTCGCATGATATTTAGATTTACGTATTCATTAAATTACTTCTACACGAGCTTGCAGTAATTTTGAACTGAACCAGCAGACGTACTGAAATCTGTGGTACTCACCAATGACTGTTCTATTTTCATACTGGTTGAGGCACAGAAGAACGATGACAAGCATCACCGCTCCGGCGATGGCCGAGACAAACTCTGGACAGAACAGCGCCTGAAATAGGTGAGTTGTACTCCTAACACcagttatatttacagtatatatatatatatatatatatatatatatatatatatatatatgtatatatatatatatatatatatatatatatatatatatatatgtacatatatatacatgtactgtaaatataacgATTTTTACAATTATCGTCAATAACGTGTTCCTTTCAACATAAGCTAAAAGCTAGTCATTTTGTACTTCactgatatataatatagatatataatatatatatatatatatatatatatatatatatatatatatatatatatatgtgtatatatatgtatatatatactgtatatatatgtgtgtgtatatatgtatatgtatactgtatatatatatatatctatatatatatatatatatacaatatatatatatatatatatatatatatatatatatatatatatatatatatatgtataaatgtatatacatatatatatttatatatatatatatatatatatatatatatatattatatataaatatatatatgtataaatgtatatatatatatatatatatatatatatatatatatatatatatatgtgtgtgtgtgtgtgtgtgtgtgtgtgtgtgtgtgtgtgtgtctgaagcAGTGGCGTACAAAATGACTAGCTTTTTAGCTTATGTTGAAAGGAACACGTTATTgacgataatgataaaaatcgtAGCGATAATGTTCCGCtcctttattgttattgctaataTCTTCATACAGCTGTTGTTGTCATTGTTTCTCTGTATTTGAAATTTAGTACCGCCCATTTTTGATCTAAGCCAAATGGCCCTGTCGCAAAAGAATAGGTTAAAAACTGATGTCactattattcatattttgttaattCCGTGCTTTGTTCGTTACAGTGCGAAGACTTTCATAGACTTTGTTAAGCTATGCATATTCtctcacgcacacatatatgtgcgaAGGTGGGACTGCAGTACAGATTGGTAACTgtaatttgtcttttatatatagatatatatatatgtatgtatgtatacatatacatatgtatatatgtgtatatatatatatatatatatatatatatatatatatatatatatatatatatatatgtttgtgtgtgcgtgtgtgtgtgtgggtgtgtatgtatatacaaataatgcgTTTGCGCTTgtgtttccgtgtgtgtgtgtgtgtttgtgtatgtagtcCAAAAGTCGGAGGGAAAGGTGAATCACCTCTACTGAAATTCCACCTCCTACGCACTGAGATCATTCTGGAACCTTGTGACACATAAGCAATTTTCCCCTCTCGGAAGCCGAACCTTTGCCGAAGAGCTGGACAGTAAGATGAATGCTTGCATTGCCTTTCCTGAGCTGGACAAATCCAGTGCGGAAGTGTCTGGCTttgattttctcagttttttatttctaacGACCTACCCGATGACACAGATTCCTGAATGTTCTATGTTTCCCTTACATGAGTGACGGTTATACCAAGGAAGAGCAAATCTAAGAGGCCTGGTTTATTCAAACTGATTTTCTGAAAAGGGCGGCTTTCTACTCACATGATACTATGGTGCTGAGGTCCACCGAAGTTATGACCAGCATATGAGCGGAACGTCAGGGAAGTGTGTGCCCTGTTGTTTTATCTTATCTGTTACGGTCCACATCACTCagataaaaaaagtgaaacagattaataataatgacgcCAATAGTCCTTCCCCGGTTTTTTCAAGTggaatttgaaatagttttaCGTATGTGGCGCCTCTCCATCCAACATCTAGACTCGACTTTACCATCAATTTACAAATGTAATGCCTTCCTGTGCCGCGCAAGACTCCcgactttttgttttctgtaaaataaaactattgtgccggctttgtttgtccgtccgcactttttctgtctgccctcagatcaaaaactactgaggctagagggctgcaaattggtatgttgatcatccaccctccaatcatcaaacataccaaactgcagtcctctagcctcagtagtttctattttatttaaggttcaagttagtaataatcatgcatctggcaactctataggatatgccaccaccgggccttggttaaagtttcatgggccgcggttcatacagcatttaacgagaccactgaaagacatctattttcggtggccttgattatgcgctgtagcggccgtacataaaactcgattgcgccgaaggaacttcggcgcatttgttacttgtttgttatcgttttttaattttacttcgtCAGGGCACTTCATGCACCCGTTTGTTTATCAGtatcttcatcatttttattttctgcgtgTCCATGGGATATCCGTCTTTCTTCGACTGTTAATGACGAATTCCGCTATTTTGCTAATTACTGTCCATTCTGAACACTTTTTGTTACGGTATAGtgatttttcttcatcattttacatCCACCTTGcctttgttaaaatacaagttCAACTTTTCGAGCACTTGTCGCTGATAATTACCCTAATGAGATATAGGtcaaataattataacaaaaacgCCATTCCACAAGACTTAGCAGTAATATCTAATTAAGAATTTCCTGAGTCTTTGATATCCTTGTATTTTTTATCCTAATTCACAGTTTGTAACCATTTAATTACGTAATACAGATTCCTGAAATATGCTAATacttaattacatttccttgAAAATGCTAGTGTCTCTCCAACTCAGTTTTCAAAGATGTCATCTGTCAAGTACTCTCCCTGAGGCCTTAAAATGTTACGGTCTAATTTACGGTGAGgattttttaatgacattttttaataCTGAAGTCACTGTTCAGTTAGATTTTTGATATCGCATATCACTGTTCCCTGAAAGTATTTCTAATTAATCAAAATGTCATTGCCTGTTCCGTGAGACTTGTGAATATCTCATTTCACTGCTCCGCAGGAAGTTTCGACTTCTAATTCCTGAGACTGCCCAATAATGCAGTTAAGTCACTGTTTTCTGAGactatttaatatctaattcattgTTTCCTGAgactatttatttaatatataattctctGTTTCCTAAGACTGTTTGGTATCTAATTCACTGTTTTCGGAGACTACTTAACATCTAATTCACTGTCTTCGGAGGCtacttaatatctaattcactgttTCCTGAGAATATTCAGTATCTTGTTCACTATTTCCTGAGACTACTTAGTATCTAATTCACTGTTTCCTGAGACTATTCAGTATCTTGTTCACTGTTTCCTGAGACTGTTCAGTATCTTGTTCACTGTTTCCGGAAACTACTAAGTATTTAGTTCACTGTTTCCTGAGACtacttaatatctaattcactgttTACTGAGACTATTCAGTATCTTGTTCACTGCTTCCTGAGACGACTACTAAGTATTTAGTTCACTGTTTCCTGAAACTacttaatatccatttcactgtTTCGTGAAACTTTCCAAAGTCTGATTTAAGTGTTCCCCGagacttttttcatatttatataattgcctGCACCACGGAACTTTTCGTATCTGGCATCTTAAAAGGAGACAGTATGTGTTTGTTAGTTTGCTATGCTTgcttgaaatatatacatttgaattCAGTTCTTTTCGCATCCTTGATAGTGAAAACCAGTGTCGCTCTCATTTCTAATATTGTTACTCCATAGAATAATCTCTTGTTAATATTGACAGAGAAATGCAATTACCATAATGAAAGGATTGTCTAGGAAATCAGTAAAGCATGCTTAATGAGGCTATCTCTTCTATTCTTTTATGAGCGTGATAACGCGTGTAATAGATAACGACTAGCTAGCTGAATCTTATACGTATTTACTCCACGTCACACACAAGGATCATGACACTTTCATCTGGGTACAATATTCTTGAAGTTAGTAGAACTGTATATCAAGAAATAGAAACAAAAGTGGTTTATGCTGTCATTCTTTTTCATGAGAGTGATGTAGAATAGAGCAGAATACACAATTTAGCCcgaaggcctagcgctgggacctatgaggtcattcagcgctgaaaggaaaattgagagcaaaaggttacaaaggtgtaacaggaggaaaacctcgcagttgcgctaagaaatggttgttaaaagagggtggaaagtaagatggaagaaagaacatgaacggagctacagtaaaaggaatgaaagcagttgcagctaggggccgaagggacgctgcaaagacccttaagtaatgcccataGCGCACCGGTCTTTTACCCAAATAGATCTGGAATTACTCATACATTCGTCATGGAATTCGCCTTGAGCTTAATTCGTAATGGAAGATTactaattatgagagagagagagagagagagagagagagagagagagagagagagagagccaaatatcTGTGGCCTAGTTGTCGTCCtgaatgtatgtacacacacacacacacacacacacacacacacacacacacacacacacatatatatatatatatatatatatatatatatatatatatatatatatatatatatatatatatatatatatatatatatatatatatatatatatatacatacacacacacacacacacacatgaacttaTTTCACCTCCCCACTTTTTCTCTTAGAGATATTGTCTCCAGAATGTGTAGACCTAATCCTCAGAAATTCTTCTCTATCCTGGCTACAACTGCCACAGTTTGGTAACTAACAGGTATTACCTCACTGTTTTGGTTCAAGAAGCATAATGGATTTTTCCAGTATACGGGCCTAAATTGCTTCCTCTGCCAGGGATTGATTTCGGGACTCTAGCGAAGTGTAGTCTACAACCACTTGACCAaacttgtatatacacacatacctttTTGTGTCTCCATGGATAGAAAATTATGCCTTAGGtgccattttgtttgtttgtggatcCACTCTAATCTTATTAACTAATTCTTATATTAAGTTATCTATGCTAAAAAATTAGACTGTTTGTGATACATCAAAAGCCCCCTTTTTAACCAGTGTTCTATATGACCCCACTTAGAAATTTCAGTATTGATATGCATAGTTATGAGTGTGGTATCTTGAAATTTTAGAGATAACCATGAGTggaaaaaattagatgaaaaatcAGTGAGAGAGTTTTGAAAGCTTGCTAAAGAGAGGCACTTAAGAGGTCTGTTATAAATTTGTTTGTCGAGTCCAGCATACGAAAACACCAGTTGTTCAGCTATTCTGTCAATCCCAGATTATGAGGAAATAAACACAATTCTTATAAAAGAATTTTGATCATAACCaagaattataataaactttgattgtttttttctgcttGTATTTAATTGTAGGTGCCGTTAAATGCAACGTAGTACTCTAAAGATAACTGTATTGTCTGTAGTAAAGggacaaagaaaagaatgcatacaaaggtcatttggacaatattttaagaaaattccatTCCATcacatttttacaatttaaatttacaatttttaaaagacCTGTGAAACGAATAAGAGACATACAACATCTCTACCAcaggttttacaaaaaaaaaaaaaaaaaaaaaaaaaaaagcagttgagGCTGAAAGTTAATAAGGTCTTTAATCAAGAAACGTTTTTTTCTACTATTAATGCTATGCAGTATGCAGTTCACCAGCAGCCCTTTTGCTTGGTACCGGTGTAGGTGAGGTTCTGGTTATTCAGACCTAAATCCTCtgtgaaagaaaggagaagaagcgttaggtttgtttacatttcctgGTGATTATAAGCAAGGAGTGCAGACTCTACCAAGAATTCTTCTCAAATGACTTTGACTTAGTGTACGTGTTTTGACGCAGGATTATAGTTGGCCATGGCCGGAATTGAGTAATAAGTGCAGCTGGAGTAAACAGAATCAGGAATGCTGGCTAGTGTGCAGGTATGTAAGAGATGTGGGCTAACTTGCCCCTACGTAGGTTAGTCTAGGTTTGTCTGAACTCAGCCTGTTTTATGTGTATGTCAACAGTCGTTTTTAAGTCAGATGGAAGACTTTACGGTAAATCTAAGTAAGAGCTCTGCACGGACTtaattgttaattgatttttcctatacttatAATGTTGCTGATGGACGTGGTGGTGATTATTGTcggttaattattattaacctcatatttaccaaacatggttggggaccctttgagaatgtggggttttgggtggggggaaaacgttgggagaaagaccagactgCCATGTTGTTTTTGGAATGATTCCGGAATGGTTCctgtggggttttgggtggggggaaaacgttgggagaaagaccagactgccatgttgtttttgtggaatggttccgcgcatgGGCAAGTCATTAGAGAGCCATATATTTAAGAAGGGATTGGGTAAGGAAACCCATTTTAAAAGGAACTACACTAACCTAACATActctgacctaacctaacctaacctagcaggccgtttTACTTAGCCACCCCCATCAAGGAAACTCCACTGTTTACCAAAAGCTCCtgtataacactgcacatgcacaATAGCATTcaaggatggccagcatacaacttctgaggttaagtACAGGTTAATTACTGtcgaccaacagaaagtaatggtaaattcttgataagcaaccaaaataccgtaggaaaaatcaatttccaaagtaatatcCCATGCGgagctattgcttagttctacTGACTTTACCTTGTTTTTCTCTAAGTTTAAATTCCAAGTTTTAAATATTCCCAGTTTACTTGAGCAAATCGACCATGTATCCTACTGTAGGCATTAAATGTAAAGGAGACAGCTGTGTGAAGATatcctttattaatataatttcttcgctaaacaatatagaaatgtgtatgtatataatgcagtacaggtgataAATTCTGAGAAAATGACTGAGATAATAAGAAATCTGCCGtcctttgttttatgtttttacgtaaATGCCACAGTgtctggtactaaacatggcggaagctctgCGGGAGGctatgtttagtaccagccctcaggattaatgtaaaaatatagacaaaatatggagaatttctcaaattatctcacttTTACTACATTATATACATCATTTTCTACATTGTTTAAccaaaaaattatgttgaaaaacAATATGTAGTATTCATGTGGCCATCTCCTTGACATTTACCCCATAGGCTTAACCTGTTTTGAGAACACATGGCTTATCTTGTTAAGGCTTTTGTGGAGGTAGGCAAAGGTGAGTTGTGCATGTCTGGGGAACAGTGTTGAATTTTAGCCTTACATTGGTGGTTATTAATTAAGATTTATCCCATTTATGTGGCTCATGTACTGCCAGCATTGAATTGATGGTAAAATGTATTCGTTATATGATCTAGTATTATGTTTgcattctgtatatatttatgttaaaagaGGAACAAATATAGCATTTAAATAGTAGCAGTAATGAGAACACCATGTATTATAGTTGATTTCATCCTAATCACGTAGCAAATTAATAACATTCACTATACTCTTCTTGTATTGCTACTGTTTGAATTCAggtcattaaaaaatattcagtgcaaCAGCAAAATAAGTCATTGGACAATGGGAAATgacaattggaaaaaaaaatttttgactttGAAAGATATCCAGAGTGCCCAATTTACACCAAATCAAACCATGTAGGCTCAGAAACAAGatgtatagcttagtttaacttAGAAATTTACTCCCTGTTTTTCACTTGCAAACTATTTTATAGATCATTTGAAGGTGTTACTTAACCATTTACATTTTACCAAACTTCcatataattgaaataaaaagaagaggccTTACTCTGGAAGCATATCACCTGCTTCTTGCAAAATTATCAATTAAGTGTGTTTTTCTGTAGTGTAATGAAACTATTAGGATTAACATGAATGAAACTCTGGAAAGAAGGAGACTTACCAGCAAATTTGATCATTTGAAAAAGTTTGCTCTCATCAATGGATGGCACTCGTGACATGAAGTGAATGCAGTAATTCGTCACACCCAAGACACTGTGGCAGTCGTATTCAATAGCAGTATCCTAAAGGGAAGGACATTTTGGTATTGATGAGACTTACTGGCTGATAATCTTTCATGCTATGTGCCCACTACCTTATTAAATGTTCagtgtgtgtgaatttgtataTGTACCAACATTCACATATTACATATTAAACCATCATAATAGCCCATGCAGTGAAGTTAACTTTATAGAACACTATTAGATTATCATAGTAAGACATTCAAGTTTGCCTATGCTGTGTAACTCATCTGCCCTCTTGGATTTTCAGTTAGTGGTAGTAAACTCTAGTGCACTTGCATTTACTTTTGAAAGTACATGTGCATATTAGCTGTGCATATGGATCAGTTATCACCCTGCAGTGATAATAGGTACTTCTAAACGCcagatttttcattgttaatgatAAGTTGATAGGGGTTTGACTGTCAGTTTGTAAGGGAGCTTGCCTGATCTTGCTTTTTACATCAATTACATTATTCAGGCTAGAGAGGGGAAATGtggaaaatacttaaaattctgCTATTCTTCAATTCTTACAACTTCAGagcagcaagaaagagaaaaatttatgaagtgaaacactttttttttaaagaaaatattcattggcagcattttcttcttccagtcaaattcgtaaaaaaattttgcaaaaattactctcttcctcttttcttttaaagCATTATGGCAATCCCCTCCCAAAATTTATCATCTTggttcttatttttctctagtaCCATGTGTAAGAATGGGGTTGTTGAGTATTTGGAGTTGAAgattaatttactattttatctTTCACCAAGCAAGAAACCTTATCCTATTGTTTATAGGCATTTACAAGGTTTCTGCCAGTATTTGGCATCATGCCATATTCCTAAACTCTCTGGATACAGATTTATGCACACactattgtatgtatgtatgtatgtatatgtatttatatatatattttatatatatatatatatatatatacatatatatataatatatatatatatatatatatatatatatatatatatatatatatatatatatatatatatatatatatatatatatatatatatatatatatatatatatatatatatatatatatatatatatatatatatatatatatatatatatatatatatatatatatataatgtacagagtAACTAGTGCATAAACCTGAATAACCTTACCTCATCTATAGAAATGACGGTGTAGTCAAATTTTGGTGCAAATGGAAAGGGAAACTGCTGTTTGAAGTGACCTGGTACTCCATCATGTATCAAGTTGGCTGTTGAAATTAAGGTATATTAGTTATCTTAGTTAACTGAACTGAATAGACAGAATATTATGCAGGATTGTGTAGCTcaggatttttaattatttttcatctggTAACTTGAAaagtattcatttattcaaaacattGCCATCATAGCCAAACATTTTATTAGGTATGAATGTTTTGGCTCTCGTGCAAAGCAAGATTATTATAATTGCTGCTTTGCTGTTAAAAAATGTGAGGACAAGGGAAGGAGGGTAATGATGAAAGCAGTGTTTTATTGAAGTGTAACCAAGAGATATAGAAGTATCAAGGAGATGAAGTTGTCAGAACTGTTATGAATACATGCAGACCAGAACTGAAGTATGGGGTTTGGATGACAGTATTTGCTTCCCCATGCAGTCTTAACCCTTTCCTCAGCTTTTTACTTACAGACTAGCCAGAAAGAGAACAATACTCTAAAACCAAAGACTACGATGGTCTGCCACATGCAATGGGAAATGTATTGTGTCCAGTagcttgtgcatgtgtgtgtgtgtgtgtatgagcataTGGGTGTAGGAACTTACGCCCTTGTGGTTATACAACATACATAGCATGTGCATACAAACCTGTAGCACTCTGGATATTTCCATCAGGACCATATTTTCTGCATGAGTAAGTGACGTTGCCATTACCAAATTCAGGATTATCTGTCTTAAAGTTGAGGTCGTCACACCAGCAGTCTTTCTGAAAGGCTGTTCCTCCGGGTGTCTGGAACTGgtgtgaaaaaattattatggaaCATGAGAACTTGctataaatactgtaattataattgaaaatcaTCAAAAGGAAATCAGGTTTTTATGAATTCTTAGGTTATTAAATATAGGAATCAAGTACATTACATGTAAACATATTCAGATGAGTA is from Macrobrachium rosenbergii isolate ZJJX-2024 chromosome 10, ASM4041242v1, whole genome shotgun sequence and encodes:
- the LOC136842481 gene encoding uncharacterized protein; its protein translation is MVTSANPTMVSQDPGCVTVDPALNYKNSLYAGHWYEIGKFQTPGGTAFQKDCWCDDLNFKTDNPEFGNGNVTYSCRKYGPDGNIQSATANLIHDGVPGHFKQQFPFPFAPKFDYTVISIDEDTAIEYDCHSVLGVTNYCIHFMSRVPSIDESKLFQMIKFAEDLGLNNQNLTYTGTKQKGCW